Proteins encoded by one window of Desulfovibrio ferrophilus:
- the holA gene encoding DNA polymerase III subunit delta — MSDRPGFSFLICPDPELIRLEVESLVELHGEGKTWDRRAYWADDELPGAFWQDLSIPDLMGTPRLVVVRRANKFLKDSWDKLTSTLSSFNAQIWPIFCLEPAADKKGQVKPPAVLTKQKYWPVAEKRGWVWTSPGLTPRTMPDFVSSFVRRKKLIISPPVAHALADALPHDAMGAKNELEKIALAAGESGEVVKAHIALISHQADMDVFEFISSVLEGKSPERVWQKVFDNRLVSSSNSIFFSFLALMIREGRILWELGQGEKPSVWVHHTVVQRKSSLAKRLGPARLSRIWHLVLEAEFGVKTGQRTPEQAFEALVGGLYSLFSPKTAQSTR, encoded by the coding sequence ATGTCAGACAGGCCAGGATTCTCCTTTCTTATCTGCCCAGACCCTGAACTCATCCGCCTTGAAGTGGAATCCCTTGTAGAGCTCCACGGTGAAGGCAAGACTTGGGATCGCCGCGCTTACTGGGCCGACGACGAGCTCCCCGGAGCATTCTGGCAGGACCTGTCCATCCCCGACCTGATGGGCACTCCGCGTTTGGTGGTGGTCCGCCGGGCTAACAAGTTTCTCAAGGACTCCTGGGACAAACTCACTTCCACCCTGTCCAGCTTCAACGCCCAGATCTGGCCCATATTCTGCCTGGAGCCCGCCGCAGACAAGAAAGGCCAGGTCAAGCCTCCCGCGGTGCTCACCAAACAGAAGTACTGGCCCGTGGCTGAAAAGCGCGGTTGGGTCTGGACCAGCCCCGGGCTGACCCCCAGAACCATGCCCGACTTCGTGAGCAGCTTTGTCCGGCGCAAAAAACTGATTATCAGCCCCCCCGTGGCCCATGCCCTGGCCGATGCCCTGCCCCACGACGCCATGGGTGCCAAAAACGAATTGGAGAAAATAGCCCTGGCCGCCGGAGAATCCGGAGAAGTCGTCAAGGCCCACATCGCCCTGATCTCGCACCAGGCCGACATGGATGTCTTCGAATTCATCTCCTCGGTGCTCGAAGGAAAATCCCCTGAACGGGTCTGGCAGAAGGTTTTCGACAATCGTCTGGTGTCTTCATCGAACAGCATTTTCTTCTCCTTCCTGGCTCTCATGATCCGCGAAGGCCGCATCCTGTGGGAACTTGGTCAGGGCGAAAAGCCTTCGGTCTGGGTCCATCATACCGTTGTTCAGCGCAAATCAAGCCTGGCCAAAAGGCTCGGCCCGGCTCGCCTGTCCCGCATCTGGCACCTTGTTCTTGAAGCGGAATTCGGCGTAAAAACCGGCCAACGCACACCGGAGCAGGCCTTCGAAGCTCTTGTGGGTGGCCTGTACTCTCTTTTCAGCCCCAAAACAGCTCAATCCACGCGCTAA
- the radC gene encoding RadC family protein encodes MSGKKHYQGHRRRLRERLLRSPRQLAEYEILELLLGHVLLRQDTKPLAKELLHRFGTLNGVFSARTEDLRKVHGFGPALESFWALWRETWARMSEAPLTRREVLESPQAVAQMAIARLGGKTAEEFWVAMVDTKNRLVAWEQVSRGTVDQAPVYVREVLAMALRFEASGLILVHNHPGGGLEPSRKDRELTRRISAAAQALGVRVLDHMIVGDDTHYSFRTEGLLPEQGLSHTFE; translated from the coding sequence ATGAGCGGTAAGAAGCACTATCAGGGTCACCGGCGACGGCTACGCGAGCGCCTGTTGCGTTCGCCCCGTCAGCTTGCGGAATATGAAATCCTGGAGTTGCTGCTTGGACATGTCCTGCTCAGGCAAGACACCAAGCCGCTGGCCAAGGAACTTCTGCACCGCTTCGGGACCTTGAACGGGGTCTTTTCGGCTCGGACCGAAGACCTCCGCAAGGTGCATGGTTTCGGTCCAGCCCTGGAATCATTCTGGGCGCTGTGGCGCGAGACCTGGGCCCGAATGTCCGAAGCGCCCCTGACCCGGCGCGAGGTGCTGGAAAGTCCGCAGGCTGTGGCTCAAATGGCCATAGCCAGACTCGGCGGCAAGACTGCCGAGGAATTCTGGGTCGCCATGGTGGACACCAAAAACCGGCTGGTAGCCTGGGAACAGGTCAGCCGAGGAACGGTGGATCAAGCTCCCGTCTACGTTCGGGAGGTCCTGGCCATGGCCTTGCGATTCGAAGCCAGTGGACTCATCCTGGTGCACAATCACCCGGGAGGCGGTCTGGAACCGTCCCGCAAGGACAGGGAATTGACCAGACGTATCAGTGCCGCAGCCCAGGCACTGGGGGTCCGTGTCCTCGACCACATGATCGTTGGAGACGACACGCATTACAGCTTTAGGACAGAAGGCTTGCTGCCCGAACAGGGCCTGTCGCACACCTTTGAATAA
- a CDS encoding acylphosphatase, which yields MTRSLQCIIHGTVQGVAYRAWTADQARSLGVNGWIRNLADGTVEVLAQGTEDNLKEFKTRLLTGSTLSRVNDLQSKWLDYDKEFDGFQIRT from the coding sequence ATGACTCGCAGCCTGCAATGCATCATCCATGGCACTGTCCAGGGCGTGGCTTATCGCGCTTGGACAGCGGACCAGGCCCGCAGTCTCGGTGTCAACGGCTGGATTCGCAACCTGGCCGACGGCACCGTCGAGGTCCTGGCTCAGGGGACTGAAGACAATCTCAAGGAATTCAAAACGCGCCTGTTGACGGGATCGACCCTGTCCAGGGTGAACGATCTGCAAAGCAAGTGGCTGGATTACGACAAGGAATTTGACGGTTTTCAGATCCGGACCTGA
- the lon gene encoding endopeptidase La encodes MSDKKKDLESILILGDALDGDATGGDNGGTPPADIPTELPVLPVRDIVVFNYMILPLFVGREKSVAAVDEALSGNRYILILTQKDESVDDPGPEDVHEIGTVASIMRMLKMPDGRLKILVQGVSRARVTEFTGDTPYHSARVEVIEEKEVDPLTPEQEAMVRAAKEQSEQIMSLRGISSPDIMSVLSSVDDPGRLADLVASNLRMKVENAQTILACADPVERLTLVNTQLAKEVEVASMQARIQNVAREGMDKAQKDYYLREQLKAIRKELGDEADEDEELDMIREALNKAGPPKDVRKEADKQLKRLSSMHPDSSEATVIRTYLDWIVEVPWKKQSRDRMDIKQAETILNEDHYDLEKVKERILEYLSVRKLNPKMKGPILCFVGPPGVGKTSLGRSIARALGRKFQRMSLGGMRDEAEIRGHRRTYIGAMPGRIIQGLKQAGTRNPVFMLDEIDKLGQDFRGDPSSALLEVLDPEQNFSFTDHYLNVPYDLSKVMFICTANTLDTIPRPLLDRMETIRIPGYTEHEKVKIARRYLLPRQCEENGLTEEEVQLSDTMLSKIIRGYTREAGLRNLEREIGSVCRKLARRKAQGESGPYRLTSATIEKHLGPEYFRDDEMEKDLPPGVALGLAWTPYGGEILHIEVTTMPGKGKLILTGQLGDVMKESAQAALSYARSRADHFGLDPDFTEKMDIHIHVPAGATPKDGPSAGVTLVTALVSAITETPVTSDTCMTGEVTLRGRVLPVGGIKEKILAAVSHGMKQVLIPKQNERNLVDIPKELLRRIKVRPVEHIDEIWPLAGGKKIQRKASTKK; translated from the coding sequence ATGAGCGATAAGAAAAAAGACCTTGAATCCATCCTGATCCTCGGTGATGCCCTCGACGGAGATGCCACCGGCGGAGACAACGGTGGAACGCCTCCAGCGGATATACCAACTGAATTGCCCGTACTCCCGGTGCGGGACATCGTGGTCTTCAACTACATGATTCTGCCCCTGTTTGTGGGCCGCGAAAAATCAGTCGCCGCGGTTGACGAGGCTCTGTCCGGGAACCGCTACATCCTGATTCTGACGCAAAAGGACGAGTCCGTCGACGATCCCGGACCTGAGGATGTGCACGAGATCGGTACCGTGGCCTCCATCATGCGCATGCTCAAAATGCCTGATGGCCGCCTGAAAATTTTGGTTCAGGGTGTCTCACGCGCCCGAGTCACGGAGTTCACCGGCGATACACCTTACCACAGCGCTCGCGTGGAGGTCATCGAGGAAAAGGAAGTGGACCCGCTGACTCCCGAGCAAGAAGCCATGGTTCGCGCTGCCAAGGAACAAAGCGAACAGATCATGAGCCTGCGCGGCATCTCCTCGCCCGACATCATGAGCGTTCTGTCCAGCGTTGACGATCCCGGTCGCTTGGCTGACCTGGTGGCTTCGAACCTGCGCATGAAGGTGGAAAACGCCCAGACCATTCTGGCCTGTGCCGACCCCGTGGAGCGCCTGACTCTGGTCAACACCCAGTTAGCCAAGGAAGTTGAAGTCGCCTCCATGCAGGCGCGCATCCAGAACGTGGCCCGCGAAGGGATGGACAAGGCCCAGAAGGACTACTACCTGCGCGAGCAGCTGAAAGCCATCCGCAAGGAGTTGGGCGACGAGGCCGATGAGGACGAAGAGCTGGACATGATTCGCGAGGCTCTGAACAAGGCCGGACCGCCTAAGGACGTGCGCAAGGAAGCTGACAAACAACTCAAGCGACTGTCCTCCATGCACCCGGATTCCTCGGAAGCCACGGTCATCCGCACCTATCTGGACTGGATCGTCGAAGTGCCCTGGAAAAAGCAGTCCCGCGACAGGATGGACATCAAACAGGCCGAGACCATCCTCAACGAGGATCACTACGACCTGGAAAAGGTCAAGGAACGCATCCTCGAATATCTCTCCGTGCGCAAATTGAATCCCAAGATGAAGGGACCGATCTTGTGCTTTGTAGGCCCTCCCGGTGTGGGCAAGACCAGCCTTGGCCGGTCCATCGCCCGCGCTCTTGGTCGCAAATTCCAGCGCATGTCTCTGGGTGGAATGAGAGATGAAGCCGAGATTCGCGGCCACCGCCGCACCTACATCGGCGCCATGCCGGGACGCATCATTCAGGGCCTCAAGCAGGCCGGAACCCGCAACCCGGTGTTCATGCTCGACGAGATCGACAAGCTGGGCCAGGACTTCCGGGGCGATCCATCCTCGGCTCTGCTCGAGGTACTGGACCCGGAACAGAACTTCTCGTTCACCGACCATTACCTGAACGTGCCCTATGACCTCTCCAAGGTGATGTTCATCTGTACGGCCAACACTCTGGACACCATTCCCAGACCGCTGTTGGACCGCATGGAGACCATCCGCATCCCGGGGTATACTGAGCATGAGAAGGTCAAGATCGCCAGGCGCTATCTGTTGCCTCGCCAGTGCGAGGAAAACGGACTGACGGAAGAGGAAGTGCAGCTTTCCGACACCATGCTCTCCAAGATCATCCGAGGCTACACCCGCGAAGCGGGCCTCAGAAATCTGGAACGAGAAATCGGGTCGGTCTGCCGCAAACTCGCCCGCCGCAAGGCTCAGGGCGAATCCGGCCCTTACCGTCTGACCTCGGCAACCATCGAGAAGCACCTCGGCCCCGAGTACTTCCGCGATGACGAGATGGAGAAGGATCTGCCTCCTGGAGTGGCGCTGGGCTTGGCCTGGACCCCCTATGGTGGAGAAATCCTGCACATCGAAGTCACCACCATGCCGGGCAAGGGCAAACTGATCCTGACCGGACAGTTGGGCGACGTGATGAAAGAGTCGGCCCAGGCTGCTCTGTCCTACGCCCGTAGTCGAGCGGACCACTTCGGGTTGGACCCGGACTTCACGGAAAAAATGGATATCCATATCCATGTGCCCGCCGGTGCCACTCCCAAGGACGGTCCGTCTGCTGGCGTCACCCTGGTCACGGCTCTGGTTTCGGCCATCACCGAAACCCCGGTGACCAGCGACACCTGCATGACTGGCGAGGTCACTCTGCGTGGTCGCGTCCTGCCTGTGGGCGGCATCAAGGAAAAAATCCTGGCAGCCGTGTCCCATGGCATGAAACAGGTTCTGATTCCCAAACAGAACGAACGCAACCTTGTGGACATCCCCAAGGAGTTGCTGCGCAGGATCAAGGTCAGACCCGTTGAGCACATCGACGAGATCTGGCCCCTGGCAGGTGGAAAGAAGATACAACGCAAGGCAAGCACAAAGAAGTAA
- the greA gene encoding transcription elongation factor GreA, with protein MNSIPISTEGYEKIKKELEELKKERPGVILAIKLAREEGDLKENAGYHAARERQGMLEAKINYIESRIPTFDIIDLNTMSGDKVMFGATVEVEDLDTEERKTLILLGPDETDHVKDGISVLSPVGRALLGKEEGDEVSIDVPRGNIEYEILSVSYNGPAIKDN; from the coding sequence ATGAACAGTATCCCGATTTCCACTGAAGGCTACGAAAAGATCAAGAAAGAACTGGAAGAACTCAAGAAGGAACGCCCGGGAGTCATCCTGGCCATCAAGCTTGCCCGCGAAGAAGGTGATCTGAAGGAAAATGCGGGATACCATGCCGCACGTGAACGCCAAGGCATGCTTGAAGCCAAGATCAACTACATCGAATCCCGCATTCCTACGTTTGACATCATCGATTTGAACACCATGTCTGGCGACAAGGTCATGTTTGGCGCCACAGTGGAAGTAGAAGATCTGGATACGGAAGAACGCAAAACCCTCATTCTGCTCGGCCCCGACGAAACCGATCATGTGAAAGACGGCATCTCCGTGCTGTCCCCCGTAGGCCGTGCCCTGCTGGGCAAGGAAGAAGGCGACGAGGTGTCCATCGATGTGCCGCGCGGCAATATCGAATACGAAATTCTGTCGGTGAGTTACAACGGCCCGGCCATCAAGGACAACTAG
- a CDS encoding DUF3536 domain-containing protein codes for MSDQQLCIHGHFYQPPREDPWLGEVLPEGSAAPELNWNERICRESYAPLAFARILNDAGQIQDIINAYEWISFNFGPTLLSWMHRHAPETYARILEGDRLSRSRLGFGNAMAQVRHHVIMPLATEREKRVEVAWAVHDFQARYKRLPDGMWLAETAVDTATLEVLAEAGIAYTILAPRQAQAVTELGSELWQDVHEGTLDITAPYRMDLPSGRSISIFFYHGGLSQAVAFERLLENGEAFWTRVRKALTPGLLSLATDGETYGHHFTFGEMGLAYLLKQADRDPDVVLTNYAAYLAATPPTHKVRLHQESSWSCAHGVERWRGDCGCSTEGRPGWNQQWRLPLRRALRLVKDTLDTHFDQQGASLFRNQNDALEAYGQVLAGGARSVFETTQFNTALSGKDKEKAWTLLDMQRYAQASFASCAWFFDDLDRIEPLNAMANALRAMELAGDSGIPIGCAELERQFSKALQDARSNPTRRNPGGLRGDELFLSEVLTRRETPVSLMAQALLMAWGDSLGDFNQKNIQIHWPEITVSLTFKEQGEAHTASGTASFEFAGGEISRESIWYWKPASGTKVLQGRFRIEEEKDWFPADALPWGKRQALVLAWAKAAEENGWERDLLLMQTGRDLFLPLAESQNNQNQARSWGRFRPALAWSWITSPGDDDDLLEAFLKATEMDSDGREALQRRLQNHLLSLLELDTPDLNTAEQVLRRSQDICPGLDFWPVQNRIWLLLSDTPEAKPLAQLLGIAV; via the coding sequence ATGAGCGATCAGCAACTATGCATCCACGGCCATTTTTATCAACCACCGCGTGAAGATCCCTGGCTGGGTGAAGTCCTGCCCGAGGGCAGCGCCGCACCGGAGCTGAATTGGAATGAGCGCATCTGCCGCGAAAGTTATGCCCCGTTGGCCTTTGCCCGCATTCTGAACGACGCTGGCCAAATTCAGGACATCATCAACGCCTACGAGTGGATCAGCTTCAATTTCGGCCCGACGCTGTTGTCCTGGATGCACCGGCACGCTCCCGAAACCTATGCCCGCATCCTGGAGGGCGACCGGCTCTCTCGCTCCCGGCTGGGCTTCGGCAACGCCATGGCACAGGTACGGCACCACGTAATCATGCCCTTGGCCACCGAACGGGAAAAGCGAGTGGAAGTCGCCTGGGCCGTGCATGATTTCCAGGCTCGTTACAAACGGCTGCCTGATGGCATGTGGCTGGCCGAAACCGCTGTCGACACAGCGACGCTGGAGGTCCTGGCCGAGGCGGGCATTGCGTATACGATCCTTGCTCCTCGCCAGGCTCAGGCCGTTACCGAACTGGGAAGTGAACTCTGGCAGGATGTCCATGAAGGCACGCTGGATATCACAGCCCCCTACCGGATGGACCTGCCATCGGGGCGATCCATTTCCATCTTCTTCTATCATGGCGGCCTGTCCCAGGCCGTGGCTTTCGAGCGTCTGCTGGAAAACGGCGAAGCCTTCTGGACTCGCGTACGCAAAGCTCTCACTCCAGGGCTGCTCTCCCTGGCGACGGATGGCGAGACCTATGGCCATCACTTCACTTTCGGCGAGATGGGTCTGGCCTATCTTCTGAAACAGGCAGATCGCGATCCCGATGTGGTGCTGACCAACTATGCTGCCTATCTGGCTGCGACCCCTCCCACGCACAAGGTCCGGCTGCATCAGGAATCCTCCTGGAGTTGCGCCCATGGCGTGGAACGCTGGCGCGGCGACTGTGGCTGTTCCACCGAAGGCCGCCCTGGTTGGAACCAACAGTGGCGGCTGCCCCTGCGCCGGGCTCTGCGCCTGGTCAAAGACACGTTGGACACCCATTTCGACCAGCAGGGAGCATCCCTGTTCCGCAATCAGAATGATGCATTGGAAGCCTACGGGCAGGTGCTGGCGGGGGGGGCGCGAAGTGTCTTTGAAACCACGCAGTTCAATACCGCTCTCTCCGGGAAAGACAAGGAAAAGGCTTGGACACTCCTGGATATGCAGCGCTATGCCCAAGCTTCCTTCGCCAGCTGCGCATGGTTCTTTGACGACCTCGATCGCATTGAACCGCTCAATGCCATGGCCAACGCACTACGAGCCATGGAACTGGCCGGTGACAGTGGCATTCCCATCGGTTGTGCCGAACTGGAGCGCCAGTTCAGCAAGGCTCTTCAGGACGCCCGTTCCAACCCCACGCGCCGCAATCCGGGCGGACTACGCGGCGACGAGTTATTCCTTTCCGAAGTCCTGACACGCCGTGAAACCCCCGTCAGTCTCATGGCCCAGGCTCTGCTCATGGCCTGGGGAGATTCGTTGGGAGACTTCAATCAAAAGAACATCCAAATCCATTGGCCTGAGATCACGGTCAGTCTGACCTTCAAGGAACAAGGCGAAGCACACACTGCCTCGGGAACAGCCAGTTTTGAATTCGCTGGAGGAGAAATCAGCCGGGAATCGATCTGGTACTGGAAACCTGCCTCCGGAACAAAAGTACTGCAAGGGCGCTTCAGAATCGAAGAAGAGAAAGACTGGTTCCCAGCAGATGCATTGCCCTGGGGCAAGCGCCAGGCCCTGGTCCTGGCCTGGGCCAAAGCCGCGGAAGAAAATGGATGGGAGCGGGACCTGCTGCTGATGCAGACGGGACGGGACTTGTTTTTACCCCTGGCAGAATCACAGAACAATCAGAATCAGGCCCGGAGTTGGGGGCGTTTTAGACCGGCTCTGGCCTGGAGCTGGATCACCTCACCAGGGGATGACGATGACCTGCTCGAAGCATTCCTGAAGGCCACAGAAATGGACTCGGATGGCCGTGAGGCCTTGCAGCGGAGGCTCCAGAATCACCTGCTGAGCCTGCTGGAACTCGACACCCCGGACCTGAATACGGCAGAGCAAGTCCTGCGGCGTTCACAAGACATCTGCCCAGGGCTGGACTTTTGGCCGGTGCAGAATCGCATCTGGCTTCTGCTGTCCGATACACCAGAGGCAAAACCTCTGGCGCAACTGCTTGGCATCGCTGTCTAG